One window of the Mycobacteriales bacterium genome contains the following:
- a CDS encoding retropepsin-like aspartic protease has translation MVDIPIDIEPDPDDPGQALPYVDVEIGGETLHALLDTGAARTTVAPPEFATIEIRPGEGTGVFGIRGDRRVWRTSIRFGNRVVDPIEIDAHPAGEGRDLIGQDLLSHFRCEYRLADRRLHLDGPLPPDTVPIFIGAGHHVYLDVAWQVAEVTASAVFDTGASVTVVDTAFVDTHPTLFAKAGSSSGVDSSGTVVETPMMTMNGPQILGRQFAPSVVAIADLTAANRTIQRKMDLILGWPILHQANWVIDHPNRLAGLTP, from the coding sequence GTGGTCGACATCCCGATCGACATCGAGCCCGATCCGGACGACCCAGGGCAAGCGCTTCCGTACGTCGACGTCGAAATCGGCGGCGAAACTCTTCATGCCCTGCTCGACACGGGCGCCGCTCGAACGACAGTGGCACCACCCGAGTTCGCAACTATCGAGATCCGCCCCGGGGAAGGGACGGGCGTATTCGGAATCCGGGGCGACCGACGCGTGTGGCGGACCTCGATCCGGTTCGGCAACCGTGTGGTGGACCCCATCGAGATCGACGCGCACCCGGCCGGTGAGGGGCGGGATCTGATTGGCCAGGACCTGCTTTCACACTTTCGATGCGAGTACCGCCTCGCAGACAGGCGGCTCCACCTCGACGGACCGTTGCCGCCAGACACCGTCCCGATCTTCATCGGTGCGGGCCACCACGTCTATCTCGACGTGGCGTGGCAGGTGGCCGAGGTAACGGCCAGCGCCGTCTTCGACACCGGCGCCTCGGTCACCGTCGTCGACACCGCGTTCGTCGACACGCATCCGACCCTCTTCGCCAAGGCCGGGTCCAGCTCGGGAGTCGACTCCTCGGGCACCGTGGTCGAGACGCCCATGATGACCATGAATGGTCCACAGATTCTTGGCCGGCAGTTCGCGCCTTCGGTCGTAGCGATCGCGGACCTCACCGCGGCCAACCGAACCATTCAGCGAAAGATGGACCTCATCCTCGGCTGGCCAATCCTGCATCAGGCCAACTGGGTCATCGATC